In Chitinophagales bacterium, the sequence TCTCCCTAATTCTGTTTTATTTGCAATATGCGTGCGGAACATATCACCCGTAGAAATATGCTTAAGTTGATATTTCGCTATGATTTTGTCTGATTGTGTGCCTTTACCAGCGCCGGGAGGACCGAAAATGACTAAGTTGTACATGTTTATTATAATAGAATTAATTAATAAGAAGCCAAATAGTGCGACTAACTCTCAAGGTATATGGAAGAACCAACAATGCTAGAACCCCCATAATAGCCAAAGTAAATGTCAATGACATTTCGAAATAAAAAGTAAGTGTTAGTGCTACGAATAAGAAAATAAAAGAATTAACTAGATAGGAAACATACATAGCCCCGAGATAAAATCCAGGCTCAGGTTCAAAATTTACTTTGCAATTAGGACACTCCGCATGCATAGCAATAAAATGGAAAATGTTGTATGATGGATATTTAAACATATCGGATTTACCACATTTGGGGCACTTACAGAAAAGGATATTGAATAATTTAGACATAAATTCTATATAGCCTACAAATTTAATAATAAATCTTTAGTTAGTAAGAAAAGTCTTATTCTCGCTCTACTCCTGATATAGACTGCGTACGATACCATCTGCTAGCCCTATTTTGGGTACATAAATATCGTTGATTTTTGCTGATTTCATTATGGTAGTATAGATTTCCAAAGCTGGAACTATAACATCTGCTCTATCTGGGTTATAGTTATATTGTATAATACGTTCATCGACAGTTAGCATTTTAAGTTCTTTATACATGTCCTTTAAATAACGTATAGTAAGAGGCTTACCTAAAGGTTTTTGACTTTTCTTAAATAGAGTATTGATATTGCCTCCAGTTCCCACGGCGACTGTATCTTCGGCAAGTTTAAGCTCTTTTATAAAGTTCTCCATTTCAATCCATTCTTTATACTCAACTAGGTTTTTTAATGCGCGCACGGTACCTATTTTAAAACTACGACTAGCGCGTGACTTACCTTTATAATAGTATGTAAGCTCTGTGCTTCCCCCGCCTACATCTATGAATAGATAGCCTTTTTCATCTTTGATATAGTCGATAATTTGAGTCGTATAAATGATTTCGGCTTCTTCTTTTCCATCTATGAGCTCTATTTGAATCTCACTATTTTGAAAGACTTTTTTTACAACATCCTCTGCATTGCTGGCCTCTCTGAGCGCAGAAGTAGCACAGGCTCTGTACTTTTTTACCTTGTAGCATTTCATTAGGCTATTAAAAGACTTCATAGCTTCGGTCAACATTTCTAAAGTATCTTCCTGTATTTCATTCTTTACAAAACTGTCTGACCCCAATCGAATAGGAGCGCGAACGAGTATAGTCTTGTCAAATCGAGGTTGATTATTGATAATATATAAATTCATAATCAGCAATCTCACTCCATTAGAACCTATATCAATTCCGGCATATCTCTCTATTTTCATAATTATGATTTGTAAAAATTAGAAATAGCGTCCCAACATTTAGCCTTTAAATCGACATCCTTAGATTCAGTTAAGATATAAAGATTTTCTACCATTAGAATTTGATGCATTTCGAAAGTACTCGGAACTAATTTTTTTAGCTGAATAGGTAAGTTATTCATAAGCGCATCTTCTCCAAATATGAAGATTTTGTTAAAATTGAATTCATGTATAAAATGGATGAAATTAGTTGAATTAGAGCCATTTATATTGACAACATAAATGTTTTCAATATTCATCATGAGTTTTTTAAAGACCTTTGTCAAAGTTTTATAATCTTTGCTTTCAGACAGAGGAGAGGTACAATTCAAAATACAACAAATACTGGCGAATTTACTACCTAGATTTTCGTATGAAATAGAATCAGAATTAAGTATTGGTTTCGAACTTACCGTTTTGCTCTGAATAGTAGAAAATAATTTTACGCGATTGATAAGCATTTTTAAAGCATGAGTTGGGACATCAAAATTACAAAAAATCCGAAAACTAATCTGAATAATACCGATTTTCAGAATTTAGGTTTCGGCAAGACATTTACCGATCACATGTTTATCGCAGATCATTATGATGGTGAATGGCGTGATTGTCGTATCGTTCCTTTTGGTGATTTAAATTTACACCCTGCAACTTTTGCTTTGCATTATGGACAGAGTATTTTTGAAGGGTTGAAAGCGGAAAGAAGTCCAGACGATAAAATTCTTGTTTTCAGACCAGAGGCGAATGCAGAGCGTTTTCGCTTATCTGCAGAGCGTTTGGCTATGCCAGTTGTTCCTGAAGATTTATTTTTACAATCGATAGCAGAGCTGATAAAAATAGATGCAGGCTGGGTGCCTAAAGGTATAGAGAATACAAGTCTTTATATACGACCATTTCTATTCGGTACAGATCCCATTCTTGGCGTAAAAATAGGACAGCATTACCGCTTTGTTGTCATTATAGGGCCTGTGGGATCATATTATGCAGAGCCAGTTAATGTCTTGATTCAGGAGAAGTATGTTCGTGCTTTTCCAGGTGGAACAGGTGCTGCCAAGTTTTCTGGCAATTATTCTGCGACCTTACTTCCCGTCAAAGAAGCCATGGAGCAGGGTTGTAATCAAATATTGTGGACGGATGGTTTTGAACATAAATACTTCCAAGAGATAGGAACAATGAATATTTTCTTTCAAATAGGGGATACATTGATTACTCCATCTTTGGAAGAAGGTACCATACTTCACGGTGTTACGAGAGATTCTATACTCAAACTAGCTGCGGATAAAGGCATCAAAGCGGAAGAACGAAAAATATCGGTAAATGAATTTATGCAAGCCTACGAGAATAAAACCTTGCGCGATATGTTCGGCGCTGGTACAGCTGCAGTAGTCAATCCTATAGCGGGTTTCGTCTATCATGGCAAACAATACAACCTCGACTTTATGGATCGTCAGGTCTCCCAACTGATGAAAGCCGAAATTGAAGGGATAAAATCTGGTCTTATTCCTGACCCGCATAATTGGGTGATGGTGGTGGAGTAGATTTCTTAAGTAAAGAACAATATCTATTGCAAGTAAATTCTCTAAACTTTAGTTGATTTCTTTATAGAATTAAGAACTCAGCTGTTTGTTTCCTTTATCTTTATTCTTTATTTTCGTATATTCGCCATCCATTTTAAAATCAAGTTATTTAAACACACCCCATTCTTCAACGCAATTTTTAGTAATCTGTCGTATACAGATTATTAAATCTAAAACACAACATGTATGGCTAAGAACCGATTTGCTACCAAGGCACTCAATCAAAAGGATGAACCTATTTTAGTTGCTCTCGAATTAAACGTAAACAGCATGAATATCGAAGTGAGATACTTTCTCACGGCAACTATGAAGGATGACGAAATCGAAGATTTTATTAAGAAATTTAGCAACGGAGAAGAACCTAGCT encodes:
- a CDS encoding DUF983 domain-containing protein, giving the protein MSKLFNILFCKCPKCGKSDMFKYPSYNIFHFIAMHAECPNCKVNFEPEPGFYLGAMYVSYLVNSFIFLFVALTLTFYFEMSLTFTLAIMGVLALLVLPYTLRVSRTIWLLIN
- a CDS encoding exopolyphosphatase gives rise to the protein MKIERYAGIDIGSNGVRLLIMNLYIINNQPRFDKTILVRAPIRLGSDSFVKNEIQEDTLEMLTEAMKSFNSLMKCYKVKKYRACATSALREASNAEDVVKKVFQNSEIQIELIDGKEEAEIIYTTQIIDYIKDEKGYLFIDVGGGSTELTYYYKGKSRASRSFKIGTVRALKNLVEYKEWIEMENFIKELKLAEDTVAVGTGGNINTLFKKSQKPLGKPLTIRYLKDMYKELKMLTVDERIIQYNYNPDRADVIVPALEIYTTIMKSAKINDIYVPKIGLADGIVRSLYQE
- a CDS encoding branched-chain amino acid aminotransferase, whose protein sequence is MSWDIKITKNPKTNLNNTDFQNLGFGKTFTDHMFIADHYDGEWRDCRIVPFGDLNLHPATFALHYGQSIFEGLKAERSPDDKILVFRPEANAERFRLSAERLAMPVVPEDLFLQSIAELIKIDAGWVPKGIENTSLYIRPFLFGTDPILGVKIGQHYRFVVIIGPVGSYYAEPVNVLIQEKYVRAFPGGTGAAKFSGNYSATLLPVKEAMEQGCNQILWTDGFEHKYFQEIGTMNIFFQIGDTLITPSLEEGTILHGVTRDSILKLAADKGIKAEERKISVNEFMQAYENKTLRDMFGAGTAAVVNPIAGFVYHGKQYNLDFMDRQVSQLMKAEIEGIKSGLIPDPHNWVMVVE